A stretch of the Chthoniobacterales bacterium genome encodes the following:
- a CDS encoding NADH-quinone oxidoreductase subunit N, giving the protein MNPIYLEALVVTLGIGLLMSEAFDAKMDKRYLVYAGLLGLGIIFVASLFALPQYIDASAPYAAFYSADPMAMFFKRFAIICTMVVLVMTIDYAPIIERFIPGETKGAGLGEFITLPIFTCAGLMWMVSATDFIAIFVSLELVTISFYVLVAYLRRSHTTLEAGTKYLILGALSTGFIVYGVTWIFGVTGQTNLAAIAAVLPTLPPASHTALLFGFGLVLIALGFKIGAVPFQFWIPDVYQGAATPISAYLSVASKAAGFIVLVRVLDLFLGFEPLRPRIDVLLAFIAGATLIFGGLSALPQRNFKRLLSYSSVVHAGFILMAVASLGVAFARTAIQFYLVAYLLMTFVAFAITALVARAAGGDDISHFAGLSRRAPWLAGAMMLSMLSLAGIPFTAGFLGKLFVFQVAIEAGHTWLILVGAVAVACGFYSYLLVVRAMYWQPAPDNAPEIPVSLASSISVSALAALILVLGVYPQVVLGWLG; this is encoded by the coding sequence GTGAATCCGATTTACCTCGAAGCTCTCGTCGTCACCCTCGGCATCGGGCTGCTCATGTCCGAGGCATTCGATGCCAAAATGGACAAGCGCTACCTCGTTTACGCCGGTCTTCTCGGCCTGGGCATCATTTTCGTGGCCTCGCTCTTCGCCCTTCCGCAATACATCGACGCCAGCGCGCCCTACGCCGCGTTTTACAGCGCGGACCCCATGGCGATGTTCTTCAAACGCTTCGCCATCATCTGCACGATGGTCGTGCTCGTGATGACGATCGACTACGCGCCAATTATCGAGCGCTTCATTCCTGGCGAGACGAAGGGCGCCGGTCTCGGGGAATTCATCACGCTGCCGATTTTCACCTGCGCCGGCCTCATGTGGATGGTGTCGGCCACCGACTTCATTGCCATCTTCGTTTCGCTCGAGCTCGTCACGATCTCGTTCTACGTGCTTGTGGCCTACCTTCGCCGTAGCCACACCACGCTCGAGGCCGGCACGAAATACCTCATCCTCGGCGCGCTCTCGACCGGCTTCATCGTCTATGGCGTCACCTGGATCTTCGGCGTCACCGGGCAGACGAATCTCGCCGCGATCGCCGCCGTGCTGCCGACTCTCCCGCCCGCCAGCCATACCGCGCTGCTCTTCGGATTCGGCCTCGTGCTCATCGCGCTCGGTTTCAAGATCGGCGCGGTCCCGTTCCAGTTCTGGATTCCCGACGTCTATCAGGGCGCGGCGACGCCGATCTCCGCGTATCTCTCCGTGGCGTCGAAGGCGGCCGGTTTCATTGTGCTCGTGCGCGTGCTCGATCTTTTCCTGGGCTTCGAGCCGCTACGGCCCCGCATCGACGTGCTCCTCGCGTTCATCGCCGGTGCGACCCTCATCTTCGGCGGACTCTCAGCCCTGCCGCAGCGCAATTTCAAGCGCCTGCTGTCCTACTCCAGCGTCGTCCACGCGGGCTTCATCCTCATGGCTGTGGCCAGTCTTGGCGTTGCCTTCGCGCGGACCGCGATCCAGTTCTACCTCGTCGCTTATTTGCTGATGACCTTCGTCGCCTTCGCGATCACCGCTCTCGTGGCCCGCGCGGCCGGTGGGGATGACATTTCGCATTTCGCCGGTCTGTCCCGCCGCGCGCCCTGGCTCGCCGGGGCGATGATGCTCTCCATGCTCTCGCTCGCGGGCATCCCGTTCACCGCCGGTTTTCTCGGAAAGCTCTTCGTCTTCCAGGTTGCGATCGAGGCCGGCCACACGTGGCTCATCCTCGTCGGCGCGGTCGCCGTGGCCTGCGGTTTCTACAGCTACCTGCTCGTCGTGCGTGCGATGTATTGGCAGCCCGCCCCGGACAATGCGCCGGAAATTCCGGTGTCGCTCGCGAGCTCCATCAGCGTCAGCGCGCTTGCCGCCCTCATTCTCGTTCTCGGCGTCTATCCGCAGGTTGTGCTCGGCTGGCTCGGATAG
- a CDS encoding endonuclease/exonuclease/phosphatase family protein produces MHSAAIPPVTRRGLLLGLLAATAWLAPGLAAVAQTTITVLQTNIHRDIGASDSNTSAQPHLAQEVNFFSPDIWTIQELGGNSVGFNITTATNSLVAFVQSNLTIYGPTPVQNTDFYVYVATRNDGYETTAIVSRYPILNASTYSDSGGGYQSLRGLARVTVDIPGDTNLDIFTMHLKALNDDTSAGKRQAEAAANSATIGSWIASHPSDAVIVTGDFNETSEASASANWSGHRLGDTITLANGTTAIYNPVAKLLAAGLKDPRPTSRNGSLSTISSRKPTSRFDYILYGPNARYLGGQVFNSALFSTSELAAMNAKNGTTLTTSTSSLASDHLAVFSTFAIVPEPGTLVLLTCAGGILAFRAWRRATS; encoded by the coding sequence ATGCACTCCGCCGCGATTCCCCCGGTCACCCGGCGCGGCCTCTTGCTCGGGCTGCTCGCGGCAACGGCCTGGCTCGCACCCGGCCTCGCGGCGGTCGCGCAGACGACGATCACCGTCCTGCAAACCAACATCCACCGCGACATCGGCGCCAGCGATTCGAACACGAGCGCCCAGCCCCACCTCGCGCAGGAGGTCAACTTCTTCAGCCCCGACATTTGGACGATTCAGGAGCTGGGCGGAAACAGCGTCGGCTTCAACATCACCACCGCCACGAATTCGCTCGTCGCCTTCGTGCAAAGCAACCTCACGATCTACGGGCCCACGCCGGTGCAGAATACGGACTTCTACGTCTACGTGGCCACTCGCAACGACGGCTACGAAACCACCGCGATCGTCTCCCGCTATCCCATCCTCAATGCCTCGACGTATTCCGATTCCGGTGGCGGCTACCAATCGCTCCGCGGCCTGGCGCGCGTGACGGTGGACATCCCGGGCGACACGAATCTGGACATTTTTACGATGCACCTGAAGGCGCTGAACGACGATACGTCCGCCGGAAAACGCCAGGCGGAGGCCGCCGCCAACAGCGCCACGATCGGTTCCTGGATTGCGAGCCATCCCAGCGACGCGGTGATCGTCACGGGAGACTTCAACGAGACCTCGGAGGCGAGCGCGTCGGCGAACTGGAGCGGCCACCGGCTGGGCGACACGATCACCCTGGCCAACGGCACGACCGCGATTTACAACCCCGTCGCGAAACTGCTCGCTGCCGGCCTCAAGGACCCTCGCCCGACCAGCAGGAACGGAAGCCTGAGCACGATCTCCTCCCGCAAGCCGACCTCGCGCTTCGATTACATCCTCTACGGACCAAACGCCCGATACCTCGGCGGCCAGGTCTTCAATTCCGCGCTCTTCAGCACCTCCGAACTGGCCGCCATGAACGCGAAGAACGGCACAACTCTCACGACATCGACCTCGTCGCTCGCCTCCGATCACCTCGCCGTCTTTTCAACATTCGCGATCGTTCCGGAGCCGGGCACGCTCGTGCTCCTCACGTGCGCCGGAGGGATCCTGGCATTTCGAGCGTGGCGCCGGGCAACGAGCTGA